The following are from one region of the Orenia metallireducens genome:
- a CDS encoding GspE/PulE family protein, whose product MISDLDINLLKLFPQQFLKEHRLVPVRREDDGILFISDQHPSLTALDSLEIYSNNLIKYEVKPTDLVDNLVEEYLGISADTVEGMLSNVDLIQLDDYSSVDFDTEVEDIEDLAQEAPIIRLVNIIINSGFKRGASDIHIEPFEDEIKVRYRVDGVLSEAESPPRKLLPAIITRIKIMSNLDIAEKRLAQDGRIRIRTSNREIDIRVSITPTLYGESAVLRLLDMSAILLDVENIGFGPKLLDDYLGLISQPNGIILVTGPTGSGKTTTLYATLNYLKSAETKIITIEDPIEYQLDGINQIQVKPEINFTFAQGLRSILRQDPDVIMVGEIRDVETAKIAIEAAQTGHLVFATLHTNDALGTVNRLLDMGIEDYLLASTLKGVIAQRLVRVLCPHCKKEYLPEEKLLKAVGKKLVDGERLYKAVGCEECSHTGYKGRTGFYELLIIDEKIEAMISQGKRVDEIKKVAREEGMETMLENGWNKVKAGISTIDELIRVTRS is encoded by the coding sequence ATGATTTCTGATTTAGATATTAATTTATTAAAGCTCTTTCCTCAGCAATTTCTAAAAGAGCATCGATTGGTACCAGTAAGAAGAGAAGATGATGGAATATTATTTATCAGTGATCAACATCCATCTTTGACAGCATTGGATAGTTTAGAAATATATTCTAATAATCTAATTAAATATGAAGTTAAGCCAACAGATTTAGTCGATAATCTAGTTGAAGAGTATTTGGGAATTTCAGCAGACACCGTAGAAGGGATGTTAAGTAATGTAGACTTGATACAGTTAGATGATTATTCTAGTGTAGATTTCGATACAGAGGTAGAAGATATAGAAGATTTGGCTCAAGAAGCACCTATTATCAGATTGGTAAATATTATTATCAACTCTGGTTTTAAAAGAGGGGCTAGTGATATTCATATTGAACCTTTTGAAGATGAGATAAAGGTTAGGTATAGGGTTGATGGTGTCTTAAGTGAAGCAGAATCACCACCAAGAAAACTATTGCCAGCAATTATAACTAGAATTAAGATTATGTCAAATCTCGATATTGCTGAAAAGCGTCTTGCTCAAGATGGTAGGATTAGGATAAGAACTTCTAATCGAGAGATTGATATCCGTGTTTCGATCACACCAACTCTCTATGGAGAGAGTGCTGTATTACGATTATTAGATATGTCAGCCATCTTACTAGATGTTGAGAATATTGGTTTTGGTCCTAAGTTATTAGATGATTATTTAGGATTGATTAGTCAACCAAATGGAATCATCTTGGTAACAGGCCCTACAGGAAGTGGAAAGACTACTACATTATATGCCACCTTAAATTATTTGAAGTCGGCTGAGACAAAGATAATTACAATTGAAGATCCTATTGAGTATCAGCTAGATGGTATTAATCAGATTCAGGTTAAGCCAGAGATTAACTTTACCTTTGCCCAAGGTTTACGGTCTATCTTACGTCAGGACCCTGATGTAATCATGGTAGGGGAGATTCGTGATGTAGAGACAGCTAAGATAGCAATTGAGGCAGCTCAGACGGGACACTTGGTATTTGCTACACTACATACCAATGATGCTCTTGGAACAGTTAACCGTTTGCTTGATATGGGGATTGAAGACTACTTGTTAGCTTCAACATTAAAGGGGGTAATAGCACAGCGCTTGGTTAGAGTATTATGCCCTCATTGTAAAAAAGAGTATCTTCCAGAAGAGAAGTTATTGAAAGCTGTAGGAAAAAAACTAGTTGATGGAGAAAGACTGTATAAAGCAGTTGGCTGTGAAGAATGTAGTCATACTGGTTATAAAGGCAGGACAGGATTTTATGAATTACTAATCATAGATGAGAAGATTGAAGCTATGATATCTCAAGGTAAGAGGGTAGATGAAATTAAGAAGGTGGCAAGAGAAGAAGGGATGGAAACTATGTTAGAGAATGGTTGGAATAAAGTCAAAGCAGGAATCTCTACTATAGATGAATTGATTAGAGTAACTAGAAGTTAG
- a CDS encoding type II secretion system F family protein, whose amino-acid sequence MVKFSYKAINDKGQEVKDKMEALDSDDAKKRLAEEGLYLFELKEIDEGSSSTNFSFTLGRKNENRILFTRQLSNLLVAGVQLGESLQVIIELLKPGNFKDIVEEIYEDLKGGRGFAESLAQYPSYFSKGYVSMIRAGEEGGFLDLTCQRLAKNLEDNHRFKAFITTSMIYPIVLLVVSIMAVVVMLTFVLPKFLSIYENYRQGLPLSTEILLKVSNFLSTYWLIVFIIPILSFLAIWSYYKTEDGRMKIDELLLQLPFIGEFIIKVEVARISRTLGTMLDSGVNLLKALDISLQVTSNIILQNTLQVAREKVQKGGALSENLDSNGFFPQVAVHMIGIGERTGKLSAMLLQLADNFEEESKSSLEKMMKVFEPLVILVMGTVIGIIVISMLLPMLNINSISF is encoded by the coding sequence ATGGTCAAATTTAGCTACAAAGCCATCAACGACAAGGGGCAAGAGGTTAAAGATAAGATGGAAGCTCTTGACAGCGATGATGCTAAAAAGAGATTGGCTGAAGAGGGACTATATCTCTTTGAACTAAAGGAGATTGATGAAGGTTCAAGTTCAACTAATTTCTCCTTTACTTTAGGTAGAAAGAATGAAAATAGAATACTCTTTACACGGCAATTATCAAATCTTTTGGTAGCAGGGGTACAGCTTGGGGAATCCTTACAAGTAATTATTGAGTTATTAAAGCCTGGAAATTTTAAAGATATAGTAGAAGAGATATATGAGGATTTAAAGGGTGGTCGTGGCTTTGCGGAGTCCTTAGCCCAATATCCTAGTTACTTCTCTAAGGGGTATGTGAGTATGATTAGAGCAGGTGAAGAAGGAGGATTTCTTGATTTAACCTGCCAACGTTTAGCCAAAAATTTGGAAGATAATCATCGTTTTAAAGCCTTTATAACTACAAGTATGATTTATCCGATTGTCTTATTGGTGGTATCGATAATGGCAGTTGTTGTGATGTTAACCTTTGTTCTTCCTAAATTTTTATCTATTTATGAAAATTATAGACAAGGACTTCCTTTATCCACTGAGATACTATTAAAGGTCAGCAACTTCTTATCAACTTATTGGTTGATTGTATTTATTATCCCAATACTAAGTTTCCTAGCTATTTGGTCTTATTATAAGACTGAAGATGGAAGAATGAAGATTGATGAACTATTATTGCAGCTTCCTTTTATAGGGGAGTTTATAATAAAGGTGGAAGTTGCTAGAATTAGTAGAACTCTAGGCACTATGCTAGATAGTGGAGTTAATTTATTGAAGGCTTTAGATATTAGTCTTCAAGTAACCTCTAATATCATCTTACAAAATACTCTGCAGGTAGCTAGAGAGAAGGTACAAAAGGGAGGAGCTTTATCAGAAAACTTAGATAGTAATGGATTTTTTCCTCAAGTGGCAGTTCATATGATAGGTATTGGAGAACGAACAGGAAAGTTATCTGCTATGTTATTACAATTAGCTGATAACTTTGAAGAAGAGTCAAAGTCGAGTTTAGAGAAGATGATGAAGGTTTTTGAACCTTTAGTAATTTTAGTTATGGGTACTGTGATTGGAATAATTGTAATCTCTATGTTATTACCGATGCTTAATATCAATTCAATATCTTTTTAA
- the gspG gene encoding type II secretion system major pseudopilin GspG, whose amino-acid sequence MKKFIKKEDGFTLIEVLIVVVILGFLASTVGPELFGKVSQAKQTTAQNQLDVFKLALDSYRLDNGRYPSTEQGLEALIKEPTISPVPNNWNGPYLDDKQVPLDPWGNPYNYKNPGEHNEHKYDLWSYGLDNQEGGTKESTDVTNW is encoded by the coding sequence ATGAAAAAATTTATAAAAAAAGAGGATGGGTTTACTTTAATTGAGGTTTTAATAGTAGTTGTAATTTTAGGATTTTTAGCATCTACTGTTGGTCCAGAGTTATTTGGAAAGGTTTCACAGGCCAAGCAGACAACAGCCCAGAACCAATTAGATGTCTTTAAATTGGCTTTGGATAGTTATCGTTTAGATAATGGTAGATATCCAAGTACTGAACAAGGATTAGAGGCTTTAATTAAAGAGCCTACAATCTCTCCAGTTCCAAATAATTGGAATGGACCTTATTTAGATGATAAACAGGTTCCTTTAGACCCTTGGGGAAATCCTTATAACTATAAAAACCCAGGGGAGCATAATGAGCATAAATATGATTTGTGGAGTTATGGTTTAGATAATCAAGAAGGAGGAACTAAGGAGTCTACTGATGTTACTAACTGGTAA
- a CDS encoding prepilin-type N-terminal cleavage/methylation domain-containing protein, which yields MLLTGKGGFTLIEVLVVVILIGVILGVALPSFGKLLESVELRSTSRKVIEILNQLRVKAISEYSTESLKLADDKLIYQDRSGELIEFSKGIKLIKKAEEDKQISFFADGSSSGGEFNVVTANSQEFKVKVNPITGLASLEGD from the coding sequence ATGTTACTAACTGGTAAAGGGGGCTTTACATTAATAGAAGTCTTAGTTGTAGTCATCTTAATAGGGGTTATTTTAGGTGTAGCCTTACCCTCTTTTGGAAAGTTGCTTGAAAGTGTGGAGCTAAGAAGTACATCACGCAAGGTGATAGAGATTTTAAATCAACTTAGGGTCAAAGCTATCAGTGAGTACTCTACCGAATCTTTAAAATTAGCTGATGATAAATTAATCTATCAGGATAGGTCAGGAGAATTAATAGAATTTAGTAAAGGAATCAAATTAATTAAAAAGGCAGAGGAAGATAAGCAGATTTCTTTCTTTGCAGATGGTAGTAGTTCTGGTGGAGAGTTTAATGTTGTGACTGCTAATAGTCAAGAGTTTAAGGTTAAGGTAAATCCCATAACTGGGCTTGCTTCCTTGGAGGGAGATTGA
- a CDS encoding type II secretion system protein codes for MNRGFTLIEVLIAMVILGISLSILIHGFMSINDGIERRRDYTYIASWADGKFDEIVSGIELATHGDFLYKGNLCYWKLEEDYIDEGIRGLKLIIRWKGSKGEYSYSVSRVTLNDDWE; via the coding sequence ATGAATAGAGGATTTACATTAATTGAGGTCTTAATTGCAATGGTTATCTTAGGAATTAGTCTCTCTATTTTAATTCATGGTTTTATGAGTATTAATGATGGGATAGAGCGACGCAGAGATTATACTTATATCGCTAGCTGGGCTGATGGTAAGTTTGATGAGATTGTATCTGGGATAGAATTAGCCACCCATGGTGATTTTTTATATAAGGGTAATCTATGTTATTGGAAGTTAGAAGAGGATTATATTGATGAAGGAATTAGAGGATTAAAACTAATTATAAGGTGGAAAGGGAGTAAGGGGGAATATAGTTATTCTGTTAGTAGGGTTACCCTTAATGATGATTGGGAGTAG
- a CDS encoding PulJ/GspJ family protein encodes MKEEGFTLVEILIAVTITGIVMTVTFTFFQQSLSTWERAGADSDWEQHWRVLESDLERYLNNIFLSPLYQENLFIGKEHSLEFLVLENKQLKRISYSFDLYQGFFKKEISSISKEGSQELFFFNNLEVEKVSFYFYDPKYEYWKSYWSYEEEGKSPTAIKVQITVRGIELPPIVIALYLGREYER; translated from the coding sequence ATGAAAGAAGAAGGATTTACTTTAGTCGAAATCTTAATTGCGGTAACGATTACTGGAATTGTTATGACCGTTACCTTTACTTTTTTTCAACAAAGCCTCTCTACTTGGGAGAGGGCAGGGGCAGATAGTGATTGGGAACAGCATTGGAGGGTATTGGAGAGTGATTTAGAGAGGTATCTAAATAATATCTTTCTCTCTCCACTTTATCAGGAGAATCTTTTTATAGGTAAGGAGCATAGTTTAGAGTTTTTGGTTTTAGAGAATAAGCAATTAAAGAGAATAAGTTATTCTTTTGATCTTTATCAGGGATTCTTCAAGAAGGAAATAAGTTCTATAAGTAAAGAGGGTTCTCAAGAGTTATTCTTCTTCAATAATTTAGAGGTTGAAAAGGTGAGTTTCTACTTTTATGATCCTAAATATGAGTATTGGAAGAGTTATTGGTCTTATGAAGAGGAAGGAAAATCGCCCACTGCTATAAAAGTTCAGATTACAGTAAGAGGAATAGAGTTGCCCCCTATAGTCATAGCCCTTTATCTAGGGCGTGAATATGAAAGATAG
- a CDS encoding PilN domain-containing protein codes for MKKRKLKKLTELIYSSVNNHLKGYGSKGRKLQTYVEIGDDYLKLLQIKDENLVYNQSYINPSQKISFYLAKAEYDSQDLVLVIPSSKLFIEVLELPSVSKEKLRSILKFKFLDKLPSKEEEVYFSYYIIKESNKGSKVLAFAVLKEFLNPIYYSCYEEGINISRIIPASLIYHFYHQDNLGDYDRVLYVDKGIDYYNFIFFSENDYYIRASRSVDLKEEVAKTNSYLERRYQLSKAPLVVVNGTKVDDYSDLNKENYRINDDIWFYAADALEEIKGDCLMQYFYDKKQEYIIINSIILIIIIVINLLSFGVNWKLDSDKLATLQTKIAKLSPVISQIDHIKGEYSKVNQEINDLKDNINLTYSYLPWLEELSKILPEGTKVDQIHFKDYQLNLLAGTAPSAIGVMNRLEESGYFTNLEFIGNIISEQDGERFKIVGELVNEIE; via the coding sequence ATGAAAAAGAGAAAATTAAAAAAATTAACTGAACTGATATACTCATCAGTCAATAACCATTTAAAAGGTTATGGGAGTAAGGGGCGAAAGTTGCAGACCTATGTAGAGATTGGTGATGACTATTTGAAGTTGCTTCAGATAAAGGATGAAAATCTTGTTTATAATCAATCATATATAAACCCTTCTCAAAAGATATCCTTTTATCTGGCTAAAGCTGAATATGATTCTCAAGATTTGGTATTAGTTATACCTTCTAGTAAGCTATTTATAGAAGTATTAGAATTACCTTCAGTCTCTAAAGAGAAGTTAAGAAGTATCTTAAAATTTAAGTTTTTAGATAAATTACCTAGTAAGGAAGAAGAGGTATATTTCTCTTATTACATTATTAAAGAGTCAAATAAGGGGTCAAAAGTTTTAGCCTTTGCTGTACTTAAAGAGTTTCTCAACCCTATTTATTATTCATGTTATGAAGAAGGGATTAATATTAGTAGGATAATTCCAGCCAGTTTAATCTATCATTTTTATCATCAAGATAATTTAGGTGACTATGATAGAGTTCTTTATGTCGATAAAGGGATTGACTATTATAATTTTATATTCTTTAGTGAGAATGACTATTATATTAGGGCTAGTAGAAGCGTTGATTTAAAAGAGGAGGTTGCTAAAACCAATTCTTATCTAGAGAGAAGATATCAGTTATCAAAAGCTCCTTTAGTTGTAGTCAATGGTACTAAAGTCGATGATTATTCAGACTTAAATAAGGAAAATTATAGAATAAATGATGATATTTGGTTTTATGCAGCTGATGCTTTAGAAGAGATCAAAGGCGATTGTCTGATGCAATACTTCTATGATAAGAAGCAGGAGTATATAATAATTAATTCTATTATTCTAATAATTATTATTGTAATCAACCTCCTATCTTTTGGGGTTAATTGGAAGCTTGATAGTGATAAGTTAGCTACTTTACAGACTAAGATAGCAAAGCTCTCGCCAGTAATTAGCCAGATTGATCATATTAAAGGTGAGTATAGTAAGGTAAATCAAGAGATAAATGACTTAAAAGATAATATTAATTTGACATATAGTTATTTACCTTGGTTAGAGGAGTTGAGTAAGATTCTGCCTGAAGGGACGAAAGTAGATCAAATACACTTTAAAGATTATCAATTAAACCTCTTAGCAGGAACAGCTCCATCAGCTATTGGGGTGATGAATAGGTTAGAAGAGTCTGGGTATTTTACTAATTTAGAGTTTATTGGTAACATTATTAGCGAACAGGATGGAGAACGGTTTAAGATTGTAGGTGAGCTAGTAAATGAAATTGAATAA
- a CDS encoding GspMb/PilO family protein, with amino-acid sequence MKLNKREKRLLLFALVVMITVSSVKWLILPAIRYQRTFADIYINKENQWLKSPMLLRNGQKYQHKLREEIGRLEELKSFTFSGKALQVQLELLETVDGYLKESGLEITDKKIEVEEVDTDNLRIIYYILSLNGKLEELVNFLDSLNNANKFLIVDKLIIRKGQASRYNNLKVNLRIKAINIINEENDSNGEKKE; translated from the coding sequence ATGAAATTGAATAAAAGGGAGAAGAGGTTATTATTGTTTGCATTGGTGGTTATGATTACTGTATCTTCAGTTAAATGGCTTATACTGCCAGCAATTAGATATCAAAGAACCTTTGCAGATATTTATATTAATAAAGAGAATCAATGGCTTAAGAGCCCTATGCTCTTAAGAAATGGTCAAAAGTATCAGCATAAATTAAGAGAAGAGATAGGTAGGTTGGAAGAACTTAAATCTTTCACCTTTTCGGGAAAAGCACTTCAGGTTCAATTGGAACTATTGGAGACTGTAGATGGATATTTAAAAGAGAGTGGTTTAGAAATTACTGATAAAAAGATTGAAGTAGAGGAAGTTGATACTGATAATCTTAGGATTATTTATTATATTCTATCTTTAAATGGTAAGTTAGAGGAACTTGTTAATTTCTTGGACTCTTTAAATAATGCTAATAAATTTTTGATAGTTGATAAGCTGATTATCAGAAAGGGTCAAGCTAGCAGATATAATAATTTGAAGGTAAATCTACGAATCAAGGCTATTAATATAATAAATGAGGAGAATGATAGTAATGGAGAAAAGAAAGAATAA
- a CDS encoding secretin and TonB N-terminal domain-containing protein: MEKRKNKGILIILLICLFSSIFSLYSYAETSLVSLSVRNANIEDVLMMLTEQSGINLVPDKELKGKVTLNLKGVKIQEALQALTKAYNYQFKKMTDNTYLVSQFDNDKLNIWVIDGKVTMEAKDANLGDILASISQISKVNMVLFGPIREQINLKLDDIPIEDAINLILAGGRYTYIRKGDVFLVGEKNINSPASSLLTASELIPLEYLQAEKVLKVLPSNIPASNVKVINEQNAIMVTGTQSEIEKVKEYIAKIDQKIPQIVVEALIIDISHQKGDTSSLSLSSQLEGDSESITLFDNDLGKLSYKSIIDFSDNFRLNLQSLISNGKATIRANPNITTLNGQQATIEVSDVTYYEVINTDEDGNEETKYQSIDAGITLDVTPWVSNSGSITLELKPSISNMKAQYQSRPPDIGRREISTTVRVKDGQTIVLGGLLQDNGSKTVNKVPILGDIPLLGRLFRSKSDNSSKTELLIYITPHILKDNDNKDASKSMEDMIKKADEVVN; the protein is encoded by the coding sequence ATGGAGAAAAGAAAGAATAAAGGGATTCTGATTATACTTCTAATCTGTTTATTTAGTAGTATATTTTCTCTATATAGTTATGCGGAGACTAGCTTGGTCAGTTTAAGTGTAAGAAATGCTAATATAGAGGATGTACTTATGATGTTAACAGAGCAGAGTGGAATAAATCTGGTTCCTGATAAAGAATTAAAAGGTAAAGTCACCCTCAATCTAAAGGGGGTTAAGATTCAAGAGGCTTTACAGGCTTTGACCAAAGCCTATAATTATCAGTTTAAAAAAATGACTGATAATACTTATTTAGTCAGCCAATTTGATAATGATAAATTAAATATTTGGGTCATAGATGGTAAGGTTACTATGGAGGCTAAGGATGCTAACTTGGGTGACATCTTAGCAAGTATCTCTCAAATTAGTAAAGTGAATATGGTCTTATTTGGACCAATTAGAGAGCAGATAAATCTAAAGTTAGATGATATACCTATAGAAGATGCAATCAATTTGATTTTGGCAGGAGGGCGTTACACTTATATTAGAAAAGGTGATGTCTTTTTAGTCGGTGAGAAGAATATCAATAGCCCTGCTTCTTCGTTATTAACAGCTAGTGAGTTAATCCCTCTAGAATATCTACAAGCAGAGAAAGTTCTTAAGGTTCTACCTAGTAATATACCAGCTTCTAATGTTAAGGTAATAAATGAACAGAATGCTATTATGGTCACTGGTACTCAAAGTGAGATTGAGAAGGTCAAAGAGTATATAGCAAAGATAGATCAGAAGATTCCCCAAATTGTTGTTGAGGCTCTGATTATAGATATTTCCCACCAAAAAGGTGATACTTCATCATTGAGTTTAAGCTCACAATTAGAAGGTGATAGTGAGAGCATAACCCTTTTTGATAATGATTTAGGGAAATTAAGTTATAAATCAATCATTGACTTCTCTGATAATTTCAGACTAAATCTGCAATCGTTGATTTCTAATGGTAAAGCTACTATTAGAGCAAACCCTAATATTACAACTTTAAATGGGCAACAGGCTACAATTGAGGTCTCTGATGTAACATATTATGAGGTTATTAATACAGATGAAGATGGAAATGAAGAGACGAAGTATCAGAGTATTGATGCTGGAATTACTTTAGATGTAACGCCATGGGTCAGTAATTCAGGTTCGATTACTCTAGAATTAAAGCCTAGTATCAGTAATATGAAGGCCCAATATCAGAGTCGTCCTCCTGATATTGGACGTAGAGAGATTAGTACAACTGTTAGAGTAAAGGATGGTCAGACTATTGTACTAGGTGGTTTATTACAGGATAATGGTTCTAAAACAGTTAATAAAGTGCCTATCTTAGGGGATATACCTTTATTAGGGAGGTTATTCCGTTCAAAAAGTGATAACTCTTCTAAGACTGAGTTGCTTATATATATCACTCCACATATCTTAAAAGATAATGATAATAAGGATGCTAGTAAAAGTATGGAAGATATGATTAAAAAGGCTGATGAAGTTGTTAATTAA
- a CDS encoding PRK06851 family protein has translation MARGKVKNYYPGGNTSKGFYSFYEYLPYNCERLFVIKGGPGTGKSTFMKRIGNDMLEQGYDVEFHWCSSDNDSLDGIVVPTLKVALLDGTAPHIVDPKYPGAIDEIINLGRYWDRDILEENKEQIVFLSQSISNFFNRAYAYLAEAKLIHDEWEEYYLEGMDFQEANRRAQKLIDDILAETELAEELGPERHLFGSAFTPNGAVHFFDNITEDVEMRYIIKGRPGTGKSTLMKKVAQAIRERGFEVNYFHCSFDPASIDMIVVPKLSVALIDGTAPHVVDPVRTGDQLVDMLECVAEDVIEKNAMKIAGVEERYSVVMNNAHEAIKQAKMLHDKLEEPYIEAMDFDTIEERRVAIVEEILSWAKA, from the coding sequence ATGGCTAGAGGAAAGGTTAAAAATTATTATCCTGGAGGTAATACAAGCAAGGGGTTTTATTCCTTTTATGAGTATTTACCCTATAACTGTGAAAGATTATTTGTAATTAAGGGTGGACCTGGTACAGGGAAGTCTACTTTTATGAAGAGGATAGGTAATGATATGTTAGAGCAAGGTTATGATGTTGAATTTCATTGGTGTTCTTCAGATAATGATTCTTTAGATGGGATTGTTGTACCTACTTTGAAGGTGGCTCTATTAGATGGGACAGCACCTCATATAGTAGACCCTAAATATCCTGGAGCTATTGATGAGATTATCAACTTAGGTCGCTATTGGGATAGAGATATATTAGAAGAGAATAAAGAGCAGATAGTCTTTTTAAGTCAGAGTATCAGTAATTTCTTTAATAGAGCCTATGCTTATTTGGCTGAGGCTAAGTTGATTCATGATGAATGGGAAGAGTACTATCTAGAAGGAATGGACTTTCAAGAAGCCAATCGACGAGCACAGAAATTGATCGATGATATCTTAGCAGAAACTGAATTAGCTGAGGAACTTGGACCAGAACGCCACCTCTTTGGTAGTGCCTTTACCCCTAATGGAGCTGTACATTTCTTTGATAATATAACTGAAGATGTAGAGATGCGCTATATTATTAAGGGTAGACCTGGTACTGGTAAATCTACCTTGATGAAGAAGGTAGCTCAGGCTATTAGAGAGAGAGGTTTTGAAGTGAATTATTTCCACTGCTCCTTTGATCCAGCTAGTATAGATATGATAGTAGTTCCTAAGTTGAGTGTGGCTTTAATTGATGGTACTGCCCCCCATGTAGTCGATCCTGTTAGAACAGGAGATCAATTAGTAGATATGTTAGAGTGTGTTGCTGAAGATGTTATAGAGAAGAATGCTATGAAGATTGCTGGGGTTGAAGAACGTTATAGTGTAGTTATGAATAATGCCCATGAGGCAATTAAGCAGGCTAAGATGTTACATGATAAATTAGAAGAACCTTATATTGAGGCGATGGACTTTGATACCATAGAAGAGAGAAGAGTTGCTATAGTAGAGGAGATATTGTCTTGGGCTAAAGCGTAA
- a CDS encoding aminotransferase class I/II-fold pyridoxal phosphate-dependent enzyme, producing MIKEHNRTPLFDALKEHHHNDVIPFDVPGHKKGVGLKELADYVGKTVLEIDVNSMKNLDNLSNPIGVINEAEELMADAYGVDHAFFLINGTTSGVQAMIMSVCGHGDKIILPRNVHKSAINGVILSGATPVYLNPEINWELGISTGVSLEEVTRTIEEHSDAKAIFLINPTYYGTTSNIEGIIDLAHQHGMAVLLDEAHGAHFGFHSELPSSGMKFGGDMAAVSLHKTGGSLTQSSVLLLNEGMIDKNTVKIMLNMTQSTSASYLLMSSLDIARKNLVLKGEEIFSRVLNLVRKAREEINKIDGMYAFSKELIGSNGVYDFDETKLGINVSKLGMTGFQVYDLLRDEYNIQMELADIHNILGIISVGDTKEYLDKLVDALKDISQKYNNKKKIKYKDSILERPQVVVSPREAFYAKTSSIALQDAEGEVSGESIMVYPPGIPIVTPGERITKEIIEYIEFLKAEEGILTGTADPYADKIKVLNR from the coding sequence ATGATAAAAGAACATAATAGAACACCGTTATTTGATGCATTAAAGGAACATCATCATAATGATGTAATCCCCTTTGATGTTCCAGGGCATAAAAAAGGGGTAGGGTTAAAGGAGCTTGCTGATTATGTAGGAAAGACAGTCTTAGAGATTGATGTTAACTCCATGAAGAACCTAGATAATTTAAGTAATCCTATAGGAGTTATTAATGAGGCAGAAGAGTTGATGGCTGATGCCTATGGAGTAGATCATGCTTTTTTTTTGATTAATGGGACTACTTCTGGAGTACAAGCAATGATTATGAGTGTTTGTGGTCATGGAGACAAGATAATTTTGCCACGAAATGTTCATAAATCTGCAATTAATGGTGTCATCTTAAGTGGGGCAACACCGGTATATTTAAACCCAGAGATAAATTGGGAGTTAGGAATCTCTACAGGAGTATCTTTAGAGGAAGTTACAAGGACTATAGAAGAGCATTCTGATGCTAAAGCTATATTTTTAATCAATCCAACCTATTATGGAACTACATCAAATATCGAAGGGATAATTGACCTTGCTCATCAACATGGGATGGCAGTATTGCTCGATGAAGCTCATGGTGCCCATTTTGGATTTCACTCTGAATTACCATCAAGTGGTATGAAGTTTGGTGGAGATATGGCAGCTGTAAGCCTACATAAGACAGGTGGTTCGCTGACTCAAAGTTCTGTATTATTATTGAATGAAGGAATGATAGATAAGAATACGGTAAAGATAATGTTGAATATGACTCAAAGTACAAGTGCATCTTATTTATTGATGTCAAGCCTTGATATTGCTAGAAAGAACCTTGTGCTAAAGGGTGAAGAGATATTTTCTAGAGTCTTAAATTTGGTAAGGAAGGCAAGAGAAGAGATTAATAAAATCGATGGGATGTATGCCTTCTCCAAAGAATTGATAGGGAGTAATGGGGTATATGATTTTGATGAAACCAAGCTGGGTATCAATGTATCAAAACTAGGAATGACTGGGTTTCAGGTTTATGACCTTCTTCGTGACGAGTATAATATACAGATGGAACTTGCTGATATCCACAATATATTAGGGATTATCAGTGTAGGTGATACTAAAGAGTATCTAGATAAGCTAGTAGATGCTTTGAAGGATATAAGTCAAAAATATAATAATAAGAAGAAGATTAAATATAAGGACTCTATTTTAGAGAGGCCTCAAGTTGTAGTCTCTCCACGCGAGGCATTTTATGCTAAGACAAGTTCAATAGCCTTACAGGATGCTGAAGGTGAGGTTAGTGGAGAGTCGATTATGGTTTATCCGCCTGGGATACCAATAGTTACTCCAGGTGAGAGGATAACTAAGGAGATTATAGAGTATATTGAATTTTTGAAAGCTGAAGAGGGGATACTTACTGGTACAGCCGACCCTTATGCTGATAAAATTAAAGTTTTAAATAGATGA